Genomic DNA from Urocitellus parryii isolate mUroPar1 chromosome 5, mUroPar1.hap1, whole genome shotgun sequence:
ACAATTACATCATCAAGACAATTTTAAGATTCCCTTCTGCCCAGCAATAGAAAAATGCCTTTTCTACCTGTTCTTCCCACATGATTGTAGTTTCCCTCACCTATGGCAGCTGCATCTTCATCTACATGAAACTTTCAGCAAAGTACTCAGTGGCCATTAATAAGGGGGTGACTCTCCTCACTACTCCCATTGCTCCCATGCTGAACCCCCCTTCAATTACACACTAAGGAACAAGCAAGTACAACAGGCTTTCAAGGACTCAGTCAAAagaatttttagtgtttttcaaGAAATAAGGGACATGAAGTTGATGAACAACTTTGGTGAATTTCCCAAAGTCTGATGGCAAGTTAACTTTTTCACAACGCTCTTGCTCATCCTCATCCAGTGGCATCTTCTCCAAAAGCCTCTTTTAAGATCACGTCATTTCATAATAGGCAGGTTAAtagctttcaaaattttaaatccttgcttcattttcaaattgaagaccaaaaaataagataaaagaaaataaaataaatataaacatcttgtcattttttacattttcagggATAACAGAACAAATAATCATCACCACTGTTTCTTCCAATCCAAAATGTCCAAATcatccattcattaattcacctaataaatatgtattggGTACTTTCTTTAGGGTAGGTACTGTTTTAGGTCCTACAAACAGAggacaaaaaaaatcagaaataaaaaaatcctcTTATGCACactcagaaataaaacaagaaatggaaCAAGCAAGCTTGTTCCATTGTAGAAAAGTTGTAGAAAACTTGTAGAACAGTTCCCagacataaaataaaactctgtTATTTGCAAGAACATAGATGAATGTAGAAACAATTGcattaagagaaataagctggTGCAGTGggacatgcctctaatcccattGATTCAGTAGGCTGAGTGAGGAGATCATAAATTTGAGAACTTTTGAGACCCTCAGGAATTTagagagaccatgtctctaaaatataaaataaaaattgcaggagaagtggctcagtggttaagtgctcctacTTTAGTCCTCAGTCCAAAAGAAGAGAGATACAAACAgaaataagccaggaacagaCAGACAAGTACTTTAtgtgtgaaatataaaataatacatctcATTGAAGTTGTGTGTAGAGTGGCAATTGCAAGAGGCTGGGGAAAGTAGAATGGAGAAAGGTAAATTGATGAGTAGTAAGTTACAGataggagtaagaagttctgcTGTGCTACTGCCCAGAAGAGTGACTTCAGATAACAATAATATATCAGATATtacaaaaagctagaagaaaggatctTGAATGTTTCagtcataaagaaatgataaatgtttgcaAAGTCAGATTATTTTCACCCTGATTAgaatattatacaatgtatacatgtattgaagaATCAtgttgtacctcataaatatgtatactttttatgtttttatttgttagtttataaagtaaatttaaataataaaatcaaaaagcTTACACTGCACCaaaattaatgtttttgtcatgaaAGGGAATTACAAACCTTTCAATTTGAGAAAAACCTCTAAAATACTAAAAGTTGAATATTGTGAGATTTTAAATTGTATCAAAGTAATAAagccaaaattttaaataggataGGCTTTctcaataaaaaaggaataaggttaaaaaatgctattttgagaaatttgaatgtttttgtaCTACAAAAAATTATGCTAGATATAGATAGCTATATTAATATATCTAGCCAAAATGTTAGTGaaatatgcaaacacacacagaaaaaaataaagtaaaaagaaatctaGTAAATAAAAGCAGCCAAATATatagtatctttaaaatttagataattttctaaaaggaatatgaaaagaTATAAATACAGTACTACATCTTTAGGACATAAACAGCAGTATAATATAAGAGTATAAATTGTTTATAAGATTCCCCCACAAAAAGCTCATGTTGCTCATCATCTGAAAATAATTCCCATCCCAAAGGCatttgaatttacatttttctaatttttttgtcgCTCATCTTTTCCAGATGATGTTTATATGTCCAaaaaaaatttcctcattttttatgcctcagttctcaaaataaaatttactccttctaagaattttttcctgTCCAATTAAAATCCTACATGCTCAAACCCCAAAGAGTCACCATGCAGAAACATCCTGTATCTCTGCTATTATAACATTTTCTCTCTGTCTATATCTTTTAGTAGATTGTcagtattgaaagaaaaattttatcagTTTAGTTTTTGTCCTTGAGtatgaataatttcaaatatctTGAGAGTACACCTTTATCCACAATAAAAATGACACAAGAAATATTTGGATcattataacagaaaataaaagagaaaaatatctccaACAAGAGGAATTGAATGTATCAGTGTTGAAACCAAAGTTGAATTTATGCTATATTGATTATAACATAAATATGCTTCCTGCATTTCATTTTTGATTGCTGCTTTCAGTGAATATAGAGTTCcaatttattatacatatatatttattattttatgtatcattttattgatttaattgtATGTATCTAAACAACATGATATACATGATGAAATTATTACtacaattaagaaaattaatataccCATCATCTCAAAAAGTCTGTTTTGTGTATAGTAAAAGCACTTGAtatcacttattgattttttagtataaaataaaatattattaattttagtcCTCCTGATGTAAACTGTCTCTAGATTTATTCATTTTGCATAACTGTgagtttgtaccctttgacctaCATTGCATAGATTGGTTGaatatcatacattttattttcctaacagATGCATCCATATTCTACCTACTTAGTTGCATGTTCTCTAGTAAGATATAAAATCAGAGATTCTTGGGTTTTTCAAAAGAGTCCAAACTTTTCAAAAGAGTTAACTCTTTGAAAACTTAACCTTGAGGTAATAGTATCTAAATCCAGATCCTGTCGTCATTCCACTAGCCATGAGATTTTTACCAACTCACCCTACTTCAGTCATTTCCTTGTGATTGAAGCACTTTatcaattttttgaagaaaacagCTGTATTAATAAATCAAATACCATAGAGTACACCTTAAATATACATAGTAACAAGTAATAAAAAACCTTTATTAATACGTGACTTATATACATATAAGTATATGAAGTATAGATTATAATTGTacaattaaatatagaatcaaattattttgttatatttacaaAGTTGTGCATACCTAACCATAATCTAACTTTGGAACATTTCTATCATCCCAAAAGGAACCCTCTTATCCTCAGCCATCACTTTTCATCTATCTCTTTCCATATTTCTTCACAGCCTGaaacagcaaatatattttcttcacttaCTGGTCAAAGAACACAGAATTTCAGTTAGGAGATCTGTTGTATATCAGGGTTAATATATTGAATAACAGTATATTGTATAttacaaaacagttaaaaataaattcaaatctcTAAGCACAAAGTCATGGGAGGTGATGGATGGAAGCACATGGCCACCAAATGATGGAGGCAGGAGACAGGAAGCAAACCTTGGATCAGCAAGCTTTCCTCTATTCTGCAGCAAAGTCCATTGATCAGGCTCAGAAGGGCTCATTTTCTGAGTACAGGAAATGGCCTCTGGGGTTACAGAAGAAGTTTGGgttttatagtttacaatgagGGTGTCTTAATCAATGGAGACTGCAGATGTGCAGTTTGGACAGTCAGGGACCTACTTGTgcaggttaaaattttaactcaggaAGGCAATTGTAAAAAGGTGTAAACTtcttgtcactgggaaaagcTCCCAACTCAATTGTTCACTGTTTATCCCTGGAACCTACCTAGAGCTTACCTAGagcttcactatttgcttttctctttccaagACTCACTGCAATGGGAAAGTGTAAAAGTCCAGGGCCCAGCATTTTGGTATTTGCCTCCCTTCTTCAGGACCCATTGTGGTTGGGAAGGGGTGAAGGTTTACTTTGGGTAGAGATGCTGGTGATGAACCTGGAAAGGATGGAAGTTTACTTTTTCCCTCAAGGCCTGTTCTTAATGTTTGGCtaatttctcttcctcctcccaagcTATActgtcccttcatttttttttcttggggtgCTGTCTTGTGGggagaaatattattttccataaccctTCAAAGGATACACTATTTAGCATACTTTGATCAGAAATCATCttacacatatatcaaaatatattgcaTGCCATAACTACATACAATTATGGTTTGTCAaattaatactaataaaaatatatttattgtatataagCTTTAAAAATACTCTTATACTTAGTGGTATTATAAGAAATTTGCTTAACAATATTTTGATGCCTTCTATTATATTTCTATTCCTGGGGGAATTATAAAATCAATtgtatgaaagaataaatttcatgttGTGAAGAACTTTCAGTGGATTTGAAGTCATAGAAATGCTGGGGTACtagattttaatataatttaaaatatcagatatgttagtacataaaaagaaattgaCATTTCTGCTTTGTCTTAGAATGCTCACAGTTGAATGTAGGCATGTTTGctgaacttatttatttgtttttactgaaGAATttttatggtttgtgtaataagaataacATTCTGAGAAagtaaagctgagtaatattttaaaatctttatgtataatttattttttgcataaaaattggtaaagcagaaaaagagatCTTTTAGCtactttgtgtgctaacaattaattaaaagaaactgGACTAGGTTTTGTTTTCAATGAGATTCTTAAAGTTGTCTCTTTTAATGATCCACATGCTTGCTCTAGTCTCTAAAGTCCATGATCCCATTGATACTATGGTAGGTTTGATTGTTTTTCCCCAAGTTCATTACACAAATGATTCATTAGTGGTTTTTGAATTTGGGTCACAGAAgactttttttcattaatttgttgcagattttgtaaataaaataaatatctagctTCAAATTGGAAAACCCTTTCTCTGAGCAAGAGTTCTGAACATCAATTATTCTAAAGGTAACAAGAGTTCCTTGAACACAATTTTCAgtgatagttaaaaataaaaaataatttcctgggCTTATGATAGAACTGTATCTATTGTGAGAAAGTTGGTGTAattgataaaagagaaaatccaagaaaatcaCATATTCCCAGGATAGTATTAGTGTGGAAGTGACCAAATTCAATCAGTAGTGGGTAAAAATTAACAAGTTtattctcaacattttaaagttgTGTctgtaaaaatacatgtaaacaaCTAATAGAGGAAGGTTATGATTAATTGCCAGAAGggtaagtaaaataaattctgtcatttgttcAATTCCTTTTTGAGAATTGGGTCATATGTGACTCTAATAAATAAATCTTGCCTGATTTCATTAAAAtctagaaatgtaaattaatgtggTATTAACTAAACAGTATTTTTAGAATGCTTTAATCTTGTGtattgtacatatatttataagatTATATCAGGCAACAATAAAAAGGTAGCATAATTTGTGTCATGTGAAAAGTAGTAAATCTCCCACAAAAATTTTGAAACTAAAAACTAGAAACTATTGGCTTGATATGCACATTTTCAGTAAAATTGGATACTGTGGGACAGAGATAAAACAGAGAAATACAGAGCATTGAAGAGAAGATTACTCCAGATAATCCATGTGAAGTGTTTATTTCAATGTCTAGTCTATAGTAAAGTTTAATAATTAGAACATACTTATTtgattataaagaatacaaggtGAGAAGTAAAAAGGGGTGTGGAAAATCATGATTTTCACTTTGGTCGTGTTTGGGGTACATCTAATTATATGATTGAGATCATAAAGAGAAATAACTTTTTAGAGCTgagaaattcaggaaaataatctatcagaaagaaataatgaagcaCTAAGAACTATCAACATAATAGACAccagcaagaaaataaatgtctaaaaatgACAAAGCAAAAAGTTGACAGGCTCAACATGTATGTGACAATCAGCAAGTTAACAGAGGCTACTAGAAATACTGGGTGGTTGAAAACACTTCTGAGCTAGGAagggtggcacattcctataatctcggcaactggagaggctgggataggaggatcacaagttcaagtcagGCCTGGGCAATttgttagaccctgtctcaaaattaggaaaagcaaataaagaaaacacacattATAACATTATAGTACAAATTTCCTAAACTTCAACAGAAGAAGGGAGGTATTTGATAAACTGTCATgtaattcatatatttaaaaacatagggGCAAAACATGATTTCAGTATAATAATAATTGACTGTATGGTAaccaacaaaaggaaaataattatgaaCTAGGGCACTGAAGTAGTTaagttatatttattattcattattagtcagttacttttataaatattttatataatatactttcacagagtatatgtatgaagagtgatattttattttccattttacactAATAAACTGAGTCACAGTGAAATTAAATTGTGGTTCAAGAAATATGTAATAGTTTAAACCTGATATATTTTGGAATTTGGGATACTAATACAGTATTTTGGGCTGTGCTTCACACttatagacattaaaaaataaaaaaaaaattgtgattttttatcAGGTATATATTCCATACCTAACTTATATTATCACCATATACAATAAATTCATcctgaaaatactttttcttatGTACAGCAATAGTAAAGcagtattttaaatagaaaatgatgaGGAAAAATCAGGGAAATAAGCAAGGAAGTAGTTGTTTACAGAAAACACAAGTGTACTTGACATCCTCAGCCACAGAAGGAGAGCCTGTATAATTAACTGTCTGTGTGATATAATTGTATTAATAATAAGACTTCAagcaaacataaatatgaaaaagaaagtttaaggTTCAGCTTTCGGGTTCACAGTATGAGTAAGGAAAATCAATCTCAGAAAACACTAGTAGTCAAATCTAATTGTTTGGGAAAATTAAATCTGAGATgcaggtaaaataaaaaaataagaacagaatgcAATAATAAGGAAGCAACCATAACATTTTGGAATTGGTGTAGATAATGCAATTTGAATCTTTTAATCTACCCTGAAATGaccaaaaatatatgattatagAACCTATGCTACCAGAGAATTACAATAtttgtaaacaaaatatttaaatacatatgaaTGGGTTTTCCAGGTTCTTCCTCTGTGAATTACTATCCTACACAAACATCTctgaatttcaaatgaaaagtaaatagaTGTCAGGATCCACTTATGAGAAATCACACAATAACAACATTTATCCTGCTGGGACTGACAGATGACCCACAACTAAAGGTCGtgattttcatctttctctttctcacctACATGCTGAGTATAACTGGGAACCTGGCAATCATCTCCCTCACCTTGCTGGATGCACGCCTCAAAACTGCCATGTACTTTTTCCTACAAAATTTCTCCTTCTTAGAAATCTCATTCACAACTGCTTGTATTCCTAGATACTTGTACAGCTTATCTACAGGGGATAAGACCATCACATATAACAGTTGTGCCATTCAGATATTTTTCACTGATCTCTTTGTTGTAACAGAATTTTTTCTCCTCGCCACCATGTCCTATGACCGATACATAGCTATCTGCAAACCTCTACACTATGTGACCATCATGAATACCTGGGTCTGCAGAAGACTCATCCTTTGTTGCTGGACAGCTGCTTTGTTGGTCATACTCCCACCACTTAGCCTGGGCCTGAATCTGGAATTCTGCAACTCTAATGTTATTGACCATTTTGTCTGTGATGCAGAACCCATCCTAAAAATCTCATGCACAGAAACATGGCTCATTGAGCAGATGGTTATAATTTGTGCTGTGTTAACTTTTATCATGACTCTCATATGTGTAGTTCTATCCTATGTATACATCATTAAGACTATTCTGCAATTCTCTTCTGCCCAACAAAGGAAAAAGGCATTTTCTACCTGTTCTTCCCATATGATTGTGGTTTCCATAACCTATGGGAGCTGTATCTTCATTTATGTTAAGCCTGCAGCAAAAGATTCAGTGGCTATTAACAAGGGGGTGACAGTCCTTGTTACGTCCATCAGTCCCATGTTGAACCCATTCATTTACACACTGAGGAACAAGCAAGTAAAACAGGCCTTCAAGGACTCAGTCACAAGAATTGCATTGTTCTTAAATAAGTAAGTGAATTTGCTATTGTAAAAATATTCTAAGTGTACTGAAAAGATTGTTGATCTCTAAATATGTATCTTTGACTTTTTACATCATTCCTTTCCTTGCAAGGAAAGAGTTTCAGGATAAGTTTtctcaaaaaaacacaaaaaacctaCTTCCAGACAACTAAAGGACTTCACataatagaaaatctgaaaagaaactgCAAAAAAACCCCAGAATCAATGCATTCACCACATACTTGAGATTGTGTAATTGTGTTGATAGAATTTCcgaattctaatattttttatttatatatgacagcagaatgcattacaattcttattacacatatagtacacaattattcatatctctggttgtacacatagtatattcacacgtattcatgtcttcatatctCTACTGTGGATAATAATGttcctcacattccaccatcatttataaccccatgcgcTCTCCCTTCCCATTCaacccctctgccccatctagagttcgtctattcctcccatgcccctctTCCCTATCCAACTATGAATCTGCCTCCTTATATAAAAGAAAGCACTCAGCATTTGcggtttggggattggctaacttcacttagcattatcatctctaactccatccatttacctgcaaatttcatgattttattctcttttattgtaatattgtattgtgtatatatttcacattttttaatccattcctctattgaagggcatctaggttgcttccacagtttaactattgtgaattgtactgctatatacattgatgtggctatgcccctatagtatgctctttttaagtccttagggtatagactgaggagagggatagctggtttaaacagtggttccattcccaattttccaaggaatctccaaactgctttccatattggctgcatcaatttgcagttccaccagcattgtatgaatgtaccttttaccccacatcctcaccaacatttattgttgtctgtatgcattaaagctgccattctgactggagtgagatgaaaccttagagtggttttgatttacatttctctaattgctagtgatgaagaatattttttcatatattcatttattgcttgtacatcatcttctaagaagtgtctttTCTGgcccttggctcatttattgatttggttatctgattttttccttctcctccttcccctcccacccctcctcctcctcctcctccttcttcttctttttgtaccagggagaGAACGCAGGGGCTCTTTACCAAGGAATACATCcacaagcccttttttattttgaaagtgtgtctcactaagttggttagtaCCTTGCTCAGTTGCTAAGGCTCCCTCAAAATTGTTAatgtctgtaaacaagtctggatggtgcctggcattttgccagagggagtggtttgtgaagtaatgccagggagccattaagtgtggagatttcttattggttgactgctgtatctagtttatgttaattaagataagctgtgtggaatgtataaatacccctcctgtcctacaataaacggctcccactcatgctgtatcaaggtacacaagtttTTCGTCACCCCGCCCCCCCCCGTttttttgcccagccagccagtCTGCAGCAAAAAATTGTGGATTTCCTGCCTTAACTTCCAGGGTGGCtatgattacaggtatgcaccaccacacctcaCTGTTTTTAACAGCCATAATGAAAGAATCTCAATGCAACATACCTTtttattaactattattttaatgGTACAACTATATGAGATATAACGTAAGAATTCAATTATTTAATACATTCATAAGTTGTATAATGATCAAAATACCTGGCTGTTAACATTTCCAactatgaaaactttaaaaaaatgttttgtcaatGCATCTtatcaatataagatttataCTATGCAAATGAAACTTACTTATGGGTTAACAACTAAAGGAAGTAttagatgaaaatttaaatgttgagACCCACTAGCATAATTTGAgattttctgaaaaagaattgAATTTTGCATATATAATTCAGTATAAACAATGGAAATGCAAATATGTAAAGTGTGCCACTTCTTAGAGCAACACCTAGTAATATTGACCAGGCAAGAAGGGGAGTAGAGTAAAATGCATTAGGGATGTGGAGAAGCTCTATCTAATACAGGCATTTTGAGGCCACTAATATTTTCAGTTGTTCAACAACACTAACTCCATTGGTCTCCAGTTCTGATTCCGGTGACTTATCTTGTCATCACTTTTGCAATTTTGTCCAAACTTCCCACATTTTTTAGTTGACCCACTCCATGACCTAACTTCAAGATTAATTAACACTATTACTTATATTATTTCTGTTCTAAATTCCTGATATGACAAGCACTGGGTGTTTCTGAATGGAAATCAGTGAATTTAGTGACTACTGAGTTATTAGAAATTCTGTTTCAAGAAGTTTAGATTGCAGcatgcacagtggtgcacatctgtaatcccaacaactcagaggctggggcaggagattCATAAGTTTGAAGCctatctcagcaatttagcaagtcactaagcaacttagtaagacacagtctcaaagtaaaaaataaaaaggactaaagataatagctcagtggtaaaatgactCTGGGCTCAATCTGTGgtacaaaaggaaacaaaacaaaaaaatccttagaTTGGAATAATGCTCTTCACCTATCTTGAGATCAAGACAGTGGAGGAGACCTGTAATAAAGTCATGTAAAGCTTTAGGTTCACTTAGAACAGATCTAAAGGCCCAGACTGAGAAGCAACAGCAGGCAATATTTGGAGCCTTTTTTCACAGTAGTATCCTAAATTTCTTGAGATGTCCAAAAAATGTTAATCTTGAAAGCTTATGCACTATGCCAGGTCAtgtgctaagcattttatatctactaattttatatttagagaaataGATACAGTTTCGTAAGGAACACCTCCATGAAAGTATCAAGAAGTTATCAATTTAAGGCCAgtcttgaaatgttttttttaatgcatcataactatataaatattcagttaattttgacataataatacaTGCATGAAAAATAATTCGCTTTATTTaactccctctctcctcttctcttccatgAATGGTGCTGGCTTTTGTCgaagtttttttcttaatctattgagttgatcatgtgattcttggcCTTAATTCcttttatgtggtgaattacatttattgatttgcacatATTGAAACAATCTTGCAACCATTGGATGAAACCCACCTGGGCATGGTGTGCtattttcttaatctctttttGAATGTGGCTTGCCAAAGCACTGGTCTTTCCCTTCTTACCTTAGGGATTTTTGTATGTTCACCCTGCATATTGCtctgtagatttcttttcttgatgtgtctctCTATCTGGTGTTAGTATCAGTGTAAAACTGACTTTATAGAATAAATTGTGAGTGTTCCCTCCCTTGCTATttaatagaataatttgaggaagattagtgttattttgtctttaaaactcTGGTAGAAATCCATCTGTTCCTGGACTTGGATTGGATGGTTTTTCATTGCTACTTTATCCTCATTGCTTTTTTATtggtctgtttatattttttatatcttcatgTTTCAATTTAAATAGGTCAAATATATCTAGAAACTTGTCAATGTCTTCtatattttcctgtttattgGAGTAAAACTTTTCATGGTgctttctaattatattctgggTTCCAGAAGTGTCTATGGCAatatctactttttcttctctaattttattggtttggttcttctctctttttctttttggttagaTTGGCTGAGACCCATCAACCTAGTTTATCTTTTCagagaaccaactctttgttgcattgatcctttttattgtttttttttaatttttaattttattaattatgggtctcatcttaattatttcatgtcttctactgattttgaaattagctttttcttctctttatgcGGCCTTGAAGTATAACATTTGATTGtttatctgggatttt
This window encodes:
- the LOC144255011 gene encoding olfactory receptor 6C2-like, whose protein sequence is MRNHTITTFILLGLTDDPQLKVVIFIFLFLTYMLSITGNLAIISLTLLDARLKTAMYFFLQNFSFLEISFTTACIPRYLYSLSTGDKTITYNSCAIQIFFTDLFVVTEFFLLATMSYDRYIAICKPLHYVTIMNTWVCRRLILCCWTAALLVILPPLSLGLNLEFCNSNVIDHFVCDAEPILKISCTETWLIEQMVIICAVLTFIMTLICVVLSYVYIIKTILQFSSAQQRKKAFSTCSSHMIVVSITYGSCIFIYVKPAAKDSVAINKGVTVLVTSISPMLNPFIYTLRNKQVKQAFKDSVTRIALFLNK